The sequence below is a genomic window from Paenibacillus sp. DCT19.
CCAATTCGGATCAAGGAGCCAAGCAGGACCTTGAATACCGAATACAGCAAGCGCCTGGTTAATCAAGCCCTCTGTTGGTGCAAGCAAGTGGATAAAGAGCAAGGAGCTTGCTACGACTGGAACGACAGAAGGTAGATAGAATAGAATGCGGAAGAACGTAATTCCTTTAATTTTTTTGTTGAGATAATAGGCAATCCAGAGTGAGATGGACATCCCTAGTGGTATTGATATCAAGGCATAGAAAAAGGTGTTACCCACCGACTTCCAGAAGATCGGGTCATCGGTTAACAAGGTTTTGTAGTTATCAATACCGATGAAATTCGGGGACTGGAACAGATCCCAGTTGGTGAAGCTCATGTAGATGGAAAACAAAATCGGGCCCAGGGTAAGTCCTAGGAAACCAATTAGCCAAGGCGAGATAAAGATATAAAACCATTTCCCGTCCTTTTTCTTCACGTTAAGCCCTCCCATAACAAAGCGAGCAGACGGAACCCGGGTTCATGCCGAATTCCGTCTGTCCCCCTGTCGATCTATTTGTTCGTGTTCAAAAGGTTCGCTCTTGAACAACCTCTATTTAT
It includes:
- a CDS encoding carbohydrate ABC transporter permease translates to MKKKDGKWFYIFISPWLIGFLGLTLGPILFSIYMSFTNWDLFQSPNFIGIDNYKTLLTDDPIFWKSVGNTFFYALISIPLGMSISLWIAYYLNKKIKGITFFRILFYLPSVVPVVASSLLFIHLLAPTEGLINQALAVFGIQGPAWLLDPNWVKPALILMSLWGVGGGVVLLLAGMKGIPQELYEAAAIDGAKSSQSFFHITFPMLTPVIFFNLVTGMIGALQTFAQVFIVTAGGPDNSSQMVVPYLFQNAFQFYKMGYASAIAWVLFIIIMALTLVVFRSSALWVHYEEGKANE